A section of the Chlorocebus sabaeus isolate Y175 chromosome 17, mChlSab1.0.hap1, whole genome shotgun sequence genome encodes:
- the NKAPL gene encoding NKAP-like protein: MRSVGSRDLPQRAEGIIDANSSFYVPTRLKLGNISPKNRCALILPTSHKKPSRSDGPRLTAHARIRFPFGAALPPVSRSSCSEDILGSRRRQHSSSGSPPSPRSRCSSGDGRSRSHFCGREGFRPPWSESDVGALYPFSRSGSRELPPGLRNYAYPSSSSTSYSGYRYHHHYYAEERQWAEDYEKEKEENYRQRRLKERERIGELGAPEVWGPSPKFPEPDSDEHNPGEDEEEIMHQKRSSSDSNSEEHRKKKTSRSRNKKTRNKKSSKRKHKKYSVSDSNSDFDTNSNSVDKKRVKAKKKEKKKKHKTKKYKKMKNKKTKKESSDSSCKDSEELSEDTWMEQPNMADTMDLIGPEAPIIHTSQDEKPLNYGHALLPGEGAAMAEYVKAGKRIPRRGEIGLTSEEIASFECSGYVMSGSRHRRMEAVRLRKENQIYSADEKRALASFNQEERRKRENKILASFREMVYKKTKGKDDK, translated from the exons atgaggaGCGTAGGTAGTAGGGATCTTCCACAGAGGG CAGAGGGAATCATTGACGCAAATTCGTCCTTTTATGTTCCCACACGGCTCAAGTTGGGGAATATAAGCCCTAAAAACAGGTGCGCCCTAATCCTACCCAcctcccacaagaagccttcacgCAGCGACGGCCCGCGGCTCACAGCACACGCGCGGATTCGTTTTCCGTTTG GCGCGGCTCTGCCCCCAGTATCCCGGTCCAGCTGTTCCGAGGACATCCTGGGCTCTCGGAGGCGGCAACACAGCTCCTCAGGGAGCCCACCATCCCCGCGGAGCAGATGTTCCTCTGGGGATGGTCGTTCCCGTTCTCACTTCTGCGGCCGTGAGGGCTTCAGGCCTCCTTGGAGTGAATCGGACGTGGGCGCTCTTTACCCCTTTAGTCGCTCTGGGTCGCGAGAGCTGCCCCCAGGGCTCCGCAACTACGCCTACCCGTCTTCTTCGTCGACCTCGTATAGCGGATATCGCTACCATCACCACTACTATGCAGAAGAACGGCAGTGGGCGGAAGACtatgagaaggagaaggaagagaactaTCGGCAGAGGaggctgaaggagagagagaggattggGGAGTTGGGAGCGCCTGAGGTGTGGGGGCCGTCTCCAAAGTTCCCTGAGCCAGATTCTGACGAACATAACCCAGGTGAGGATGAAGAAGAGATAATGCATCAGAAAAGGAGCAGTTCAGATTCCAATTCGGAAGAACATAGGAAAAAGAAGACCAGTCgttcaagaaacaagaaaacaagaaataaaaagtcgtctaaaagaaaacataagaagtaTTCTGTTAGTGACAGTAACTCAGACTTTGACACAAATTCTAACTCTGTTGATAAGAAGAGAGTTAAagccaagaagaaagagaagaaaaagaaacacaaaacaaaaaaatacaagaaaatgaagaataagaAGACCAAAAAAGAATCCAGTGACTCAAGCTGTAAAGACTCAGAAGAGTTGTCAGAAGATACCTGGATGGAGCAACCAAATATGGCAGATACTATGGATTTAATAGGGCCAGAAGCACCTATAATACATACCTCTCAAGATGAGAAACCTTTAAACTATGGCCATGCTTTGCTCCCCGGTGAAGGTGCAGCTATGGCTGAGTATGTAAAAGCTGGAAAGCGAATCCCACGAAGAGGTGAAATTGGGTTGACAAGTGAAGAGATCGCTTCTTTTGAATGCTCAGGTTATGTCATGAGTGGCAGCAGGCATCGCAGAATGGAGGCTGTACGACTGCGTAAGGAGAACCAGATCTACAGTGCTGATGAGAAGAGAGCTCTTGCATCctttaaccaagaagagagacgaaagagagaaaataagattttagCCAGTTTCCGAGAGATGGtgtacaaaaagacaaaagggaAAGATGACAAGTAA
- the ZSCAN26 gene encoding LOW QUALITY PROTEIN: zinc finger and SCAN domain-containing protein 26 (The sequence of the model RefSeq protein was modified relative to this genomic sequence to represent the inferred CDS: substituted 1 base at 1 genomic stop codon), with protein MATALGFKLQGNSKGLGQEPLCKQFRQLRYEETTGPREALSRLRELCQQWLQPATHTKEQILELLVLEQFLTILPKEFQAWVXEHHPESREDMVVVLEDLQLDLGETGQQVDPDQAKEQKILVEEMAPLRGMQEQQVRPECEVTKPEKEKGEETRIENGKLVVVTDSCGRVESSGKIPEPMEAHNEGSNLERQQAKPKEETEYKCSECGQGFLQHSDLIEHASMHTGKKLCESDVCQSSSLTGHKVLSREKGHQCHECGKAFQRSSHLVRHQKIHLGEKPYQCNECGKVFSQNAGLLEHLRIHTGEKPYLCIHCGKNFRRSSHLNRHQRIHSQEEPCECKECGKTFSQALLLTHHQRIHSHSKNHQCNECGKAFSLTSDLIRHHRIHTGEKPFKCNICQKAFRLNSHLAQHVRIHNEEKPYQCSECGEAFRQRSGLFQHQRYHHKDKLA; from the exons ATGGCGACAGCACTG GGATTCAAGCTGCAAGGAAACAGTAAAGGCCTTGGACAGGAGCCATTGTGCAAACAATTCAGGCAGTTGCGTTATGAAGAGACCACAGGACCTCGAGAAGCACTAAGTCGGCTCCGGGAGCTCTGTCAACAGTGGCTACAGCCTGCAACCCATACCAAGGAGCAGATCCTGGAGCTGCTGGTGCTGGAGCAGTTTCTGACCATCCTGCCTAAGGAGTTCCAGGCCTGGGTGTAGGAGCATCACCCAGAGAGCAGGGAGGACATGGTGGTGGTTCTGGAGGATTTGCAGCTGGATCTTGGAGAAACAGGACAACAGGTG GATCCAGACCAGGCAAAGGAACAAAAAATACTTGTGGAGGAGATGGCCCCTCTGAGAGGAATGCAGGAACAGCAGGTTCGGCCTGAGTGTGAAGTTACAAAGCCTGAGAAAGAGAAGG GTGAGGAGACAAGGATTGAGAATGGGAAGCTTGTTGTAGTAACAGACTCTTGTGGAAGAGTAGAGTCATCTGGGAAAATACCTGAACCCATGGAGGCTCATAATGAGGGCTCTAACTTGGAAAGGCAGCAGGCCAAGCCCAAAGAGGAGACTGAGTATAAATGCTCAGAATGTGGGCAGGGATTCCTCCAGCACTCAGACCTGATTGAACATGCGAGTATGCACACGGGAAAGAAACTCTGCGAGTCTGATGTGTGTCAGAGTTCCAGTCTTACAGGACATAAAGTCCTCTCTAGAGAGAAAGGTCATCAGTGTCAtgagtgtgggaaagcctttcAGAGGAGTTCACACCTCGTCAGACATCAGAAAATCCATCTTGGTGAGAAGCCTTATCAGTGCAACGAGTGTGGCAAAGTCTTTAGCCAGAATGCAGGCCTTTTGGAACATCtcagaattcatactggagagaaaccttatctATGTATCCATTGTGGAAAAAATTTTAGGCGCAGCTCTCACCTTAATCGACACCAGAGAATTCACAGCCAGGAGGAGCCCTGTGAGTGCAAGGAGTGTGGAAAAACCTTTAGTCAGGCCCTACTCCTCACCCACCATCAGAGAATTCACAGTCACTCCAAAAACCATCAATGTAATGAGtgtggaaaagctttcagtttgaCCTCAGACCTTATTCGACACCacagaattcatactggagaaaaacctttCAAGTGTAACATATGCCAGAAAGCCTTCCGACTAAACTCACACCTTGCTCAGCATGTAAGAATCCACAATGAAGAAAAACCCTATCAGTGTAGTGAATGTGGAGAAGCCTTCAGGCAAAGGTCAGGTCTTTTTCAACATCAGAGATATCACCACAAAGACAAACTGGCTTGA